One window from the genome of Deltaproteobacteria bacterium encodes:
- a CDS encoding transposase — protein sequence MPRPHRVIGTDISYHVIARCNNEEFLFKEKEDFRGYLQSLSDAMEQHKFELNSYVLMSNHVHLIVTTRNGCGIDKIIHAAHLPFAKKYNKRRNRKGHFWRDRFKSIVIDDDLYALTCMRYIDRNPLRAGIVKGMGDWLWSSYRFYAFGEPNNLITPLPSYLGLGSHQRKREVIYKMLGCLEAGLRLDEEKKFFSGPLKPGSRQFKGLKEKIVTDLIFEVLRKVPGTF from the coding sequence ATGCCGAGACCTCATCGGGTTATAGGAACTGACATTAGTTATCACGTTATAGCGAGATGCAATAACGAAGAGTTCCTTTTTAAGGAAAAAGAGGATTTTAGAGGGTACCTTCAATCGTTATCTGACGCTATGGAGCAGCATAAATTTGAATTAAACAGTTACGTTCTTATGAGTAATCATGTTCATCTTATTGTGACGACGAGGAACGGTTGTGGTATTGATAAGATCATTCATGCGGCACATCTTCCCTTTGCTAAGAAATATAACAAAAGGAGGAATCGTAAGGGTCATTTTTGGAGAGATCGGTTCAAAAGTATTGTTATCGATGATGATCTTTATGCCTTAACTTGCATGAGATATATAGATAGGAACCCTCTCAGGGCAGGGATTGTAAAAGGAATGGGGGATTGGTTGTGGAGTTCGTATAGGTTTTATGCCTTTGGAGAACCAAATAATCTTATAACACCGCTTCCTTCATATCTCGGATTGGGTTCTCATCAGCGAAAAAGAGAGGTAATCTATAAGATGCTTGGTTGTTTAGAGGCTGGTCTTAGGCTTGATGAAGAAAAAAAGTTCTTTTCTGGCCCGTTAAAACCAGGATCTCGTCAATTTAAAGGTTTGAAGGAAAAAATTGTGACAGATCTTATCTTTGAGGTTCTTAGAAAGGTACCCGGTACCTTTTAG
- a CDS encoding class I SAM-dependent methyltransferase: MAKWYQVPKFMDASLWDRIIGQYKGDPYRRLVMLPTILGLLPSIRGKKVLDIGTGNGFLIPHLLRKKPRIVVGIDKSSELLSIAKTRLPQNVRLIQGDITKKFVLDETPFDVAICNFVLNEIENLFVACKNIARQFHKNSTLIVGVLHPFYSLGQYLRAGNKTVKDFERYFSEKKITEIYRNSRESIRLENFSRPLSAYINALLEAGFIIEKTIEPQTPFRVVRENPCYKPYKDLPVSFYFLLRLHRYPVPFS; encoded by the coding sequence TTGGCCAAATGGTACCAGGTACCCAAGTTTATGGATGCCTCTTTGTGGGACAGAATCATCGGCCAATACAAAGGCGATCCCTACCGCCGCCTTGTAATGCTCCCTACCATTCTTGGCCTCCTACCCAGTATCCGCGGCAAGAAAGTCCTCGATATTGGGACAGGCAATGGTTTTCTCATCCCGCATCTTTTGAGAAAGAAACCGCGAATAGTCGTTGGGATTGACAAATCAAGTGAGTTGTTGAGCATCGCCAAAACAAGATTACCCCAAAACGTTAGGCTCATTCAGGGAGATATCACCAAAAAATTTGTTCTGGACGAGACTCCTTTTGATGTTGCCATCTGCAATTTTGTCCTCAATGAAATCGAAAATCTGTTTGTAGCCTGTAAAAATATTGCGAGACAGTTCCACAAGAATTCTACCCTGATTGTTGGGGTCCTTCACCCCTTTTACAGTCTTGGTCAATATTTAAGGGCTGGGAACAAAACCGTCAAAGATTTTGAGAGGTACTTTTCAGAGAAAAAAATCACTGAAATTTATAGAAATAGTAGAGAATCAATCCGGCTAGAGAACTTTTCTAGGCCGTTATCGGCTTATATCAATGCCTTATTAGAGGCTGGATTCATTATCGAGAAGACTATCGAACCACAAACTCCCTTTCGGGTGGTGAGAGAGAATCCTTGTTACAAACCTTATAAAGACCTACCAGTTTCTTTCTACTTCTTGCTTCGACTCCATCGGTACCCGGTACCTTTTAGCTAA